Proteins co-encoded in one Candidatus Neomarinimicrobiota bacterium genomic window:
- a CDS encoding response regulator, which translates to MSNILVIEDEESMGEFMVTMLELEGYKVDLAPDGIEGINLYNKEHHDLVITDMIMPRKEGFEVCMELLKYHPAPEIIAMSAGFPEYLKFVSALGVKYTFEKPFDVPEFLRSVSKALSKGNRNFN; encoded by the coding sequence ATGTCGAACATATTGGTTATAGAAGATGAAGAATCCATGGGTGAATTCATGGTAACAATGCTCGAATTGGAGGGTTATAAAGTTGATCTGGCCCCAGATGGAATTGAGGGCATAAATCTTTATAACAAAGAGCACCATGACCTTGTGATTACAGATATGATTATGCCCCGCAAGGAAGGCTTTGAAGTATGCATGGAACTCTTGAAGTACCACCCTGCTCCAGAAATAATTGCCATGTCAGCAGGCTTCCCGGAGTATCTAAAATTTGTCTCAGCCCTGGGTGTCAAGTACACGTTTGAAAAGCCATTTGATGTTCCAGAATTTTTAAGATCAGTAAGTAAGGCACTCAGCAAGGGTAATCGTAACTTTAACTGA
- a CDS encoding energy transducer TonB — protein MTTLMKSGLIILAAALVLNANPMEADVLTKPQPVGGIPAVCKHVIYPELAMELGLEGNVTLRFMVDEFGNVSNIQIIQSGGYLLDEAAMAAVTRTEWIPATRNNENYSVLFQIPFKFCID, from the coding sequence ATGACAACATTGATGAAATCAGGTCTTATTATTTTGGCTGCAGCACTTGTTTTGAATGCCAATCCCATGGAGGCCGATGTACTTACAAAGCCCCAACCTGTGGGTGGCATCCCAGCAGTGTGTAAACATGTTATTTATCCTGAACTCGCAATGGAGCTGGGTCTGGAAGGAAATGTTACCCTGAGGTTTATGGTAGATGAATTTGGAAATGTTTCCAACATCCAGATTATTCAAAGTGGAGGCTATTTACTTGATGAAGCTGCCATGGCTGCAGTTACACGCACCGAGTGGATTCCAGCCACCCGCAACAATGAGAACTATTCCGTTCTGTTCCAGATCCCCTTCAAATTCTGCATCGATTAG
- a CDS encoding bile acid:sodium symporter family protein — protein sequence MIIDIILPLSLVFIMFSLGLSLTINDFKNVAKQPKVFAVGILNQMVLLPLVAFGIILLFGLTKEMAVGLMILACCPGGVTSNILTKMAKGDTALSISYTAVVSIVSVITLPIITGFSIAYFMGAEAPEISVLSLGLTMFLITAIPVAIGLLVHHKAETFTHGFEPKASKISAILFVIIVIGALSSEWDTFVNNVTILGPGIVTLIIIMLLMGYSSAHLFKMNEAQAVSVAIATGIQNATVGITVGNLILPSGEGLSLLSLPSGVYGILMYLVCLPIVFGYVKWVHTRIVGVPAG from the coding sequence ATGATTATTGATATCATTTTACCCCTATCCCTGGTATTTATCATGTTTAGTCTTGGGCTGAGTCTCACCATCAATGACTTCAAGAATGTTGCCAAGCAGCCAAAGGTATTTGCAGTGGGTATCCTGAACCAGATGGTGCTGCTTCCTCTGGTTGCATTTGGAATCATCCTGCTGTTTGGACTCACCAAGGAAATGGCTGTGGGACTCATGATTCTTGCCTGTTGCCCTGGCGGTGTCACCTCCAACATCTTGACTAAAATGGCCAAAGGAGATACGGCACTCTCCATTTCATATACAGCAGTGGTAAGTATCGTAAGCGTCATCACCCTGCCAATCATCACTGGCTTTTCTATTGCTTATTTTATGGGAGCTGAAGCTCCGGAAATCAGCGTCCTCTCACTTGGGTTAACCATGTTCTTGATCACAGCCATCCCCGTTGCTATTGGATTGTTGGTACATCATAAGGCGGAAACATTCACCCATGGCTTCGAACCCAAAGCCAGCAAGATTTCCGCCATTCTATTTGTCATCATTGTTATTGGTGCCCTCTCCAGTGAATGGGATACCTTTGTGAATAATGTTACCATTCTGGGACCTGGCATTGTAACCCTGATAATTATCATGCTGCTCATGGGCTATAGCAGTGCTCATCTTTTTAAAATGAATGAGGCTCAAGCTGTCTCTGTGGCAATTGCAACGGGAATTCAAAATGCCACGGTGGGCATTACAGTTGGAAATCTGATCCTGCCCTCTGGTGAAGGTTTATCTCTCCTCAGTTTGCCCTCAGGTGTGTATGGTATTCTTATGTATCTAGTTTGTCTGCCCATAGTTTTTGGCTACGTCAAATGGGTTCACACCAGGATTGTTGGAGTCCCTGCAGGATAA
- a CDS encoding N(G),N(G)-dimethylarginine dimethylaminohydrolase, translating to MFTKAIVRTPAPSMINGLTSANLGKPDFDLALKQHAAYIEALESCGLEVTCLEAMPAFPDSTFVEDVALLTPECAIITNPGALSRRGEIEGMRSLLENHYESIEEIKSPGTLEAGDVMMVDSHFFIGLSARTNQLGADQLIVHLQKYELTGSVVELKEVLHLKTGVAYLERNNLLACGEFLTHPDFRRFNILPIHESESYAANCIWVNDTILVPTGYPQALQTIIQAGYAVLEVDVSEFRKLDGGLSCLSLRF from the coding sequence ATGTTCACCAAAGCCATCGTTCGAACCCCAGCACCTTCTATGATCAATGGACTCACCTCTGCCAATCTCGGCAAACCAGACTTTGATCTGGCGCTCAAGCAACATGCTGCATACATCGAAGCGCTTGAATCATGTGGGTTGGAGGTAACCTGTCTGGAAGCTATGCCTGCATTTCCCGATTCAACCTTTGTAGAAGATGTGGCTCTACTCACCCCTGAGTGTGCCATTATTACCAATCCTGGAGCCCTTTCCCGGCGTGGAGAAATCGAGGGAATGCGAAGTTTACTTGAGAACCACTATGAGAGTATCGAAGAAATCAAGTCTCCAGGAACTCTGGAAGCAGGGGATGTGATGATGGTGGATTCACATTTCTTTATCGGCTTATCTGCCCGTACCAACCAACTGGGAGCGGATCAGCTGATCGTTCATCTCCAAAAATATGAACTTACAGGATCTGTGGTTGAATTGAAGGAGGTTCTCCATCTGAAGACAGGAGTAGCCTATCTGGAACGCAATAATCTTTTAGCCTGTGGTGAGTTTCTCACTCATCCTGATTTCCGGAGATTCAATATTTTACCCATCCATGAATCTGAAAGTTATGCCGCAAATTGTATCTGGGTGAATGATACAATTCTCGTCCCAACGGGATATCCCCAGGCCCTCCAGACCATCATCCAGGCCGGATATGCTGTCCTGGAAGTTGATGTCTCCGAATTCAGGAAGCTGGATGGTGGCTTGAGTTGTCTTTCTCTGAGATTTTGA
- a CDS encoding tetratricopeptide repeat protein: protein MSEQKNGPGGIIQELRNRRVFRAVAVYLGVGFALLEAADIVIPMLGLPAYVVKTVFWLLIAGFPAAIGLAWTFQLTPEGLRRSPKSGEKQTEAQKPFTGNSMIIVLLLVIVGLLAYPRMQSSPPPDVAVTYQQADSLDAKAVAVLPFTNFSASAEDAYFADGIHDDILTQLSKIRDLKVISRTTMVKYKNTEKSIKEIAQEIGVANLLEGSVRRAGNQVRIVAQLIKASTDEHLWAETYDRDYADIFSIQSDVAKKIAGALKSALSPEEKAELDEIPTRNMKAYDFFLKGNYYWHTKTTKEGNEKAVAMYEEAIKLDPSFGLAYARQSIAHSVLFQQPDWDPSPVRKAFAKKTLDQAIDLIPNHGETHFAHGIYYLWCLSDRDSAIKEFELAAEAQPKNGEVANHLGQLYAETGNWTKAGIYLENAFELDPDVVGHAAWLAGFYSITRKYEQAEKQFRIAIQSFPEFFLSYRFHARLRRYAYGDLVGARQILNDGILNVNSPEALAVERINLAMEAREFETALKLVREDYKGDYPSYHNSLILYGMGKMDEMNTEIQRSLSNHNSHLKVRPDDPYLHDRIGMLHALMGQHEKAILSAKRAIELEPVSKNALGGPDHLVDLAMTYSILGETDLALDIIDELLSYPGDFTIWMLKLRPAFDNLRESPRYQKLVGEIS, encoded by the coding sequence ATGAGCGAGCAAAAAAACGGTCCTGGCGGAATAATTCAAGAACTCCGAAATCGGAGGGTCTTCCGAGCCGTTGCAGTGTATCTAGGAGTGGGTTTTGCCCTCCTGGAAGCAGCAGATATTGTCATCCCTATGCTGGGTTTACCTGCTTATGTGGTCAAAACAGTATTTTGGTTGCTGATTGCTGGATTCCCTGCAGCAATCGGGTTGGCCTGGACCTTCCAGTTAACCCCAGAGGGCTTGCGACGATCACCCAAATCAGGGGAAAAGCAAACTGAAGCGCAGAAGCCCTTTACGGGGAACTCCATGATCATCGTCTTGCTTCTGGTCATTGTAGGGCTCCTGGCTTATCCCAGAATGCAGTCCTCGCCGCCACCAGATGTGGCTGTCACATATCAACAGGCTGATTCACTTGATGCCAAGGCCGTGGCTGTATTACCTTTTACAAATTTTTCTGCTTCTGCAGAGGATGCTTATTTTGCTGATGGCATCCATGATGATATTCTGACCCAACTGTCTAAGATTAGAGATTTAAAAGTCATCTCCCGTACCACTATGGTCAAATACAAGAACACGGAAAAAAGTATTAAGGAAATTGCTCAAGAAATCGGTGTCGCCAATCTGCTGGAGGGCAGTGTGCGCAGAGCCGGAAACCAGGTGAGGATAGTAGCCCAGCTCATCAAAGCCAGTACGGACGAGCATTTATGGGCGGAGACATATGACCGTGACTATGCCGATATTTTTAGCATTCAGAGTGATGTTGCCAAAAAGATCGCAGGTGCCCTGAAATCAGCCTTAAGTCCTGAAGAAAAGGCTGAACTTGATGAAATTCCAACTCGGAATATGAAGGCCTATGATTTCTTCCTGAAAGGTAATTATTACTGGCATACCAAGACTACCAAAGAAGGCAACGAGAAAGCCGTTGCCATGTACGAAGAAGCCATCAAGCTTGATCCCAGTTTTGGTTTAGCCTATGCCCGTCAATCCATTGCACATTCTGTGTTATTTCAACAACCTGACTGGGATCCAAGCCCAGTAAGAAAAGCTTTTGCGAAAAAGACCCTGGACCAGGCAATTGATCTTATTCCAAATCATGGTGAGACCCATTTTGCCCATGGTATTTACTATCTCTGGTGTCTTAGCGACAGGGATTCTGCCATTAAAGAGTTTGAGTTAGCAGCGGAAGCTCAACCCAAGAATGGAGAAGTTGCCAATCATTTGGGTCAGTTATATGCTGAAACTGGAAATTGGACCAAAGCAGGAATATATCTTGAAAACGCCTTTGAACTGGATCCGGATGTGGTTGGGCACGCTGCCTGGTTGGCTGGATTTTACTCGATTACACGAAAGTATGAGCAGGCAGAAAAACAGTTTCGCATAGCTATTCAATCTTTTCCGGAATTTTTCCTAAGCTATCGCTTTCATGCCAGACTCAGGAGATATGCCTATGGAGATCTAGTTGGAGCCCGTCAGATACTGAACGATGGCATACTTAATGTAAATAGCCCAGAGGCTCTGGCTGTAGAGCGAATCAATCTGGCTATGGAGGCGAGAGAGTTTGAAACGGCCCTAAAGCTCGTTCGAGAGGATTATAAAGGGGATTACCCATCTTATCATAATAGTCTGATTCTTTATGGTATGGGTAAGATGGATGAGATGAACACGGAAATTCAACGCTCTCTCTCCAATCATAATTCACATCTCAAGGTACGACCGGATGATCCCTATTTGCATGATAGAATAGGCATGCTACATGCTTTGATGGGACAGCATGAAAAGGCAATTCTTTCAGCTAAGCGAGCTATAGAGCTTGAGCCTGTCAGCAAAAATGCCTTGGGTGGTCCCGATCACCTTGTGGATCTGGCAATGACCTATTCAATCCTGGGTGAAACAGATCTCGCCCTGGATATAATTGATGAATTACTTTCCTATCCAGGAGATTTTACAATATGGATGCTTAAACTACGTCCAGCTTTTGACAATCTCAGAGAATCACCCAGATACCAGAAACTCGTTGGGGAGATCAGTTAA
- a CDS encoding DUF2804 domain-containing protein, with amino-acid sequence MQNEILKSSKLLNGQGELIQRGWARDMILDYHRQDIAAPAFKIKEWDYYAILSDDGGISFTVSDLGYIGFVAATVFDFTSAEEISNSVMTLLPQGGFKMPESSKQGDVIFQNKNLNLRFIRKETSRVIEIEWKHFQPGQDLRGSVELDQPHDDSLLIATPFPENPKAFYYNHKINCMPARGSFTLGDRELVFTGQKAFGVLDWGRGVWTYSNTWYWGSASGMVGGQRFGLNIGYGFGDASAASENIIYLDGRGHKLDAVSFHIPENDFLKPWQFSSNDGRLELDFAPILDRYSNTNLLIIQSWQHQVFGTFSGQVTLDDGTVLQIENLLGFAEKVKNRW; translated from the coding sequence ATGCAGAACGAGATTCTCAAATCTTCAAAATTACTCAACGGGCAGGGTGAGCTTATCCAGCGCGGTTGGGCCAGAGATATGATTCTGGATTATCATCGCCAGGACATTGCTGCACCGGCTTTTAAGATCAAGGAATGGGACTATTACGCCATTTTATCTGATGATGGGGGCATCTCATTTACTGTTTCAGATCTGGGCTATATCGGCTTTGTGGCAGCAACGGTGTTCGATTTTACATCCGCTGAGGAGATTTCAAATTCAGTGATGACCCTGCTTCCCCAGGGTGGCTTCAAGATGCCAGAATCCAGTAAACAGGGGGATGTTATATTCCAAAACAAGAATCTTAACCTGCGATTTATTAGGAAAGAGACATCCCGAGTGATTGAAATTGAGTGGAAGCATTTCCAACCTGGACAAGATTTACGCGGAAGTGTTGAGCTGGACCAGCCCCATGATGACTCCCTGCTCATTGCCACACCTTTTCCGGAAAACCCAAAGGCATTTTACTATAACCATAAGATTAATTGTATGCCCGCCAGGGGTAGCTTTACACTTGGAGATCGAGAGCTGGTGTTCACTGGTCAGAAGGCATTTGGTGTACTGGATTGGGGCCGGGGTGTCTGGACCTACTCCAACACCTGGTATTGGGGGTCAGCATCTGGGATGGTTGGGGGACAACGTTTTGGACTGAACATTGGTTACGGTTTTGGGGACGCTTCAGCTGCTTCTGAGAACATCATTTATCTGGATGGCCGGGGTCACAAATTGGATGCAGTCAGTTTTCATATCCCAGAGAATGACTTTTTAAAACCCTGGCAGTTTTCCAGTAATGACGGTCGTCTTGAATTGGATTTTGCACCCATCCTCGATCGTTATTCAAATACCAATTTGCTGATCATCCAATCCTGGCAGCACCAGGTCTTTGGAACTTTTTCTGGTCAGGTTACCCTGGATGATGGAACTGTTTTACAGATTGAGAACCTCCTGGGCTTTGCTGAAAAAGTGAAGAATCGCTGGTGA
- a CDS encoding GreA/GreB family elongation factor — protein MIYRSTYNMIVERIHEINAEIKQNTKDIKRAADFGDLKENAEYHAAKDNQAHLHNKRHRFEKHLDEEVVEPGDVKADRVSFGTQVTYTDGENPITVSMAGAAEYELELYENIVTTASPFAQRVLGKKVGDTLTLDLPDGVKTLTILDIQLLK, from the coding sequence ATGATATACCGCAGTACCTACAATATGATTGTTGAGAGAATTCATGAGATAAATGCTGAAATCAAGCAGAATACAAAAGACATAAAAAGAGCAGCCGATTTTGGAGATTTGAAAGAGAATGCCGAATACCATGCTGCCAAAGACAATCAGGCGCACTTGCATAACAAGCGTCATCGTTTCGAAAAACACCTGGATGAAGAAGTTGTGGAGCCTGGGGATGTAAAGGCTGATCGCGTGTCCTTTGGAACGCAGGTTACCTATACTGATGGTGAAAATCCAATCACGGTTTCAATGGCTGGTGCTGCAGAATACGAATTGGAATTATACGAAAATATTGTCACGACGGCATCTCCCTTTGCTCAACGAGTTCTGGGCAAAAAGGTTGGTGATACGCTGACTCTTGATCTGCCTGATGGTGTCAAAACCTTGACTATTCTGGATATTCAACTGCTGAAATAA
- a CDS encoding aminotransferase class V-fold PLP-dependent enzyme, whose product MLANLRSEFLLDPDIHYLNHGSFGACPKEVFEDYQNWQRILERNPIDYFTRQLKGLFGKAASGPLEKARTELAHFVNADAEGLIFTPNVTVALNAIAHSIQLEPHDEVLTTDHEYGTIMASWARKCAQNDAMLTKVAIDLPVTTQAEFVDYFWKQVTPRTKLILMSHITSATALVLPVKEICARARKAGIITVIDGAHAVGQLAMDLEEIDADFYTSNCHKWLLTPKGTAFLHVHATQREAFEPLVISWAEINQPSFSLRHEMWGTRDMAGFLCIPTALKFREKHDWQTRMSESRNLLYEYRELFATSLKRELICNESWLAQLASVLLPTDSNPGKLWQTLWDEHKIEAMITKWREESILRLSFNAYNTPDEMDLLLHAISHHLNR is encoded by the coding sequence ATGCTGGCCAATCTCAGATCAGAATTCCTCCTCGATCCAGATATTCACTATCTGAACCACGGATCATTTGGTGCCTGCCCCAAAGAGGTTTTTGAAGATTACCAAAACTGGCAGCGTATTCTTGAACGGAACCCCATTGATTACTTTACCCGGCAACTGAAAGGCCTCTTTGGCAAGGCAGCCAGTGGCCCCCTGGAAAAAGCCCGAACAGAACTGGCCCACTTTGTCAACGCAGATGCAGAAGGCTTGATTTTCACGCCCAATGTGACGGTTGCCCTGAATGCCATTGCCCATTCCATTCAACTTGAACCCCATGACGAAGTTCTGACCACAGATCATGAGTATGGCACCATTATGGCCTCATGGGCTCGAAAATGCGCTCAGAACGATGCCATGCTTACTAAGGTAGCAATTGATCTGCCTGTCACCACACAGGCTGAATTTGTCGACTATTTCTGGAAACAGGTAACTCCCCGTACAAAACTGATTTTAATGAGTCATATCACCTCGGCCACCGCCCTGGTTTTACCCGTTAAAGAGATATGCGCACGAGCCAGGAAAGCTGGGATTATCACCGTGATTGACGGCGCCCATGCGGTTGGGCAGCTCGCTATGGACCTTGAAGAAATAGATGCTGATTTTTACACCAGCAATTGTCATAAGTGGCTACTCACCCCCAAGGGAACTGCTTTTTTGCATGTCCACGCTACCCAGAGAGAAGCATTTGAACCTCTGGTAATTAGTTGGGCAGAAATCAACCAACCCTCCTTTTCCTTGCGACACGAAATGTGGGGTACGCGGGATATGGCAGGCTTCTTGTGCATACCAACGGCTCTGAAGTTTCGGGAGAAACACGACTGGCAAACCCGGATGTCAGAATCAAGGAATCTTCTGTACGAGTATCGAGAACTATTTGCCACAAGTCTCAAGCGAGAATTGATATGCAATGAATCCTGGCTGGCCCAGCTTGCCAGTGTTCTGCTACCCACCGACTCAAACCCGGGGAAACTCTGGCAGACCTTATGGGATGAACACAAGATTGAGGCCATGATCACTAAATGGCGGGAGGAGTCTATCCTAAGACTCAGCTTTAACGCCTACAACACTCCAGATGAAATGGACTTGTTGCTCCATGCCATAAGCCATCATCTAAATCGCTAG
- a CDS encoding T9SS type A sorting domain-containing protein, translating to MKKYILILLVTLLTITNLFGRWGWGSHRFINDAAVNHLPESMSFFMDHRNYLSDHSADPDTDDDPGYYHYIDIDYYPEFFAGTLPHTWQGMIDLYGQGTMEDNGLVPWVIEWWLDDLTTLMGDGNWNDVWQVAAELGHYVGDSHQALHLTLNYNGQLSGNYGIHSRYETQMMNPRLDEISFPDSIAHYWESPIDSVFNYIEEIFPLVDLIMAADDRAYLVDPNHNDTYYSMMWDDLGDTTTWSLNRAAVDLASIWYTAWVNAGSPYPEGVDVDEIEVPSQFQIDAFPNPFNAQISLQFHLEQNMHTSLIIYDTQGRLVSTLAQGDFGSGEHLLTWNGTNQNGDEVSSGVYLFVLQTSAQQQVKKLTLLK from the coding sequence TTGAAAAAATATATACTCATTCTTTTGGTCACGTTATTGACAATCACAAATCTTTTTGGGCGTTGGGGCTGGGGTTCTCATCGTTTTATTAACGATGCAGCAGTCAATCATCTCCCTGAATCCATGTCCTTCTTTATGGATCACCGGAACTACTTGTCTGACCACTCCGCTGATCCCGATACGGATGATGATCCTGGATACTATCACTATATCGATATTGATTATTATCCTGAATTTTTTGCTGGTACCCTTCCGCATACCTGGCAGGGGATGATTGATTTGTATGGCCAGGGTACAATGGAGGACAATGGATTGGTACCCTGGGTGATCGAATGGTGGTTGGATGACCTGACAACTCTTATGGGAGATGGAAACTGGAATGATGTCTGGCAGGTTGCTGCTGAACTGGGTCACTATGTTGGTGATTCACACCAGGCCTTACACCTCACCCTGAATTACAATGGGCAACTCTCCGGTAACTATGGCATTCATTCACGATATGAGACCCAGATGATGAATCCTCGTCTGGATGAGATATCCTTCCCAGATTCAATAGCACACTACTGGGAGAGCCCCATCGACTCTGTTTTTAACTATATCGAGGAAATTTTCCCTCTGGTTGATCTGATCATGGCAGCTGATGATAGAGCATACCTTGTTGATCCAAACCACAACGATACCTATTATTCCATGATGTGGGATGATCTAGGAGATACCACCACCTGGAGTTTGAATCGTGCAGCTGTCGACCTGGCAAGTATCTGGTATACAGCCTGGGTAAATGCAGGGTCGCCCTACCCTGAAGGTGTAGATGTTGATGAGATCGAGGTTCCCAGTCAATTCCAAATTGATGCCTTTCCCAACCCCTTTAATGCTCAGATTTCCCTTCAATTTCATCTGGAACAAAATATGCATACTAGTTTGATTATTTATGACACGCAGGGAAGGCTTGTATCCACGCTTGCTCAGGGCGATTTTGGGAGCGGAGAGCATTTGCTCACCTGGAACGGGACAAACCAAAATGGAGATGAGGTCAGTTCAGGGGTATATTTATTCGTCCTGCAAACATCTGCGCAACAGCAGGTAAAAAAATTAACTTTGCTCAAATAA
- a CDS encoding DUF1232 domain-containing protein, producing the protein MNQDFYQKMRLDIREWIQTKTGKESQWSEYLLLAPDLFHLLAKLAMDKEVPSSEKAKIAGALAYFISPIDLIPEALFGPLGYLDDVALAAYVINSVMKNCEPTIVTRHWAGEQNILELVQQIVDVAADMLGNKIWDKLKGMVK; encoded by the coding sequence ATGAATCAGGATTTTTACCAAAAAATGAGATTGGACATTCGGGAATGGATCCAAACCAAAACTGGAAAAGAGAGCCAGTGGTCAGAGTATCTGCTATTAGCGCCGGATCTCTTCCATCTACTGGCAAAGTTGGCCATGGACAAAGAGGTTCCCAGTTCAGAAAAAGCCAAAATTGCTGGTGCCTTGGCATACTTTATCTCCCCCATAGATCTTATCCCTGAAGCGCTTTTTGGACCTCTGGGATATTTGGATGATGTTGCGCTGGCAGCCTATGTCATTAATTCAGTCATGAAGAATTGTGAGCCCACTATCGTTACCAGACACTGGGCCGGCGAGCAGAACATACTGGAATTGGTACAACAGATAGTGGATGTAGCTGCTGACATGCTGGGAAATAAAATTTGGGATAAACTCAAGGGGATGGTGAAGTAA
- a CDS encoding glycoside hydrolase family 97 protein, whose amino-acid sequence MNKALILSILFLIACKPEIPQDIIVSSPDDKIQVELKLNQGMPSYAILVDGKYLINPSTLGYRFRKQPDLVGPFQLMNSKTEMLEERWEPVWGQEKSIHSLSRSIKLELREQFVPHRQLNLTFRVLNDGVAFRYEIPPQPGIDSIFVIEELSEFNFTTHAETWWIPGDYDSYEYLYTQTPLGEVQVVNTPFTMIMDNGLHVSLHEANLTDYPGMTLRKSPQAEFSLISDLVPWPDGDKVKQVGQMTSPWRTITIGEQATDLLKSRMILNLNPPSAIENTDWIHPMKYMGIWWGMHLNKETWVQGPKHGATTSNAMHYIDFAAENQIQGLLIEGWNIGWERWGQPDAFIMTQAYDDYDIEKITAYGRERGVFIIGHHETGADADFYERQLEDAFAYAHDLGIPAVKTGYVGAIRPVGQHHHGQWMVEHYRRVVKMAAQYQVSIDVHEPIKPTGIERTWPNMMTREGGRGQEYNAWSEGNPPNHTTILPFTRLLAGPMDYTPGIFDLRFDRYKPDNRVHSTLAKQLALMVVLYSPLQMAADLPENYDNQPAFQFIRDLELDWDETLYLEAEIGKFVTIARRHGSEWFLGAITNGDAREVAIPMDQMIMGKMIAECYVDTENTHWDTNPYPIWIGSYEVLHTDILKARLAPGGGMAIRLRPLTEVEIDQDLVSISKLRLDQSVKT is encoded by the coding sequence TTGAATAAAGCCCTCATTCTCAGCATACTATTTTTAATCGCATGTAAACCAGAGATTCCACAAGACATCATCGTATCCAGCCCGGATGATAAAATTCAGGTTGAGTTGAAACTTAATCAGGGGATGCCCTCCTACGCCATCCTGGTTGATGGGAAATATTTAATCAACCCCTCAACCCTGGGATATCGTTTTCGAAAACAACCAGATCTGGTGGGTCCCTTTCAGCTGATGAATTCCAAAACAGAGATGCTTGAAGAACGTTGGGAGCCCGTCTGGGGACAGGAAAAGTCCATCCATTCCTTGAGCAGGAGCATCAAGCTTGAACTGAGAGAACAGTTTGTTCCCCATCGGCAACTCAATCTGACGTTCCGTGTTTTAAATGATGGCGTGGCGTTTCGATATGAGATTCCACCACAACCAGGAATTGATTCAATTTTTGTGATTGAAGAATTGTCTGAATTTAATTTTACCACGCATGCAGAGACCTGGTGGATTCCCGGTGACTATGATAGCTATGAATACTTATATACCCAAACCCCCCTGGGTGAAGTCCAGGTTGTTAATACTCCCTTTACCATGATCATGGACAATGGTCTCCATGTAAGTTTGCATGAGGCCAATCTGACAGACTATCCCGGAATGACCCTGCGCAAATCACCACAGGCTGAGTTCAGCCTTATCAGTGATCTGGTTCCCTGGCCTGATGGAGACAAAGTCAAGCAGGTAGGCCAGATGACATCACCCTGGCGGACCATCACCATTGGTGAGCAGGCAACAGACTTGCTGAAATCCCGTATGATCCTGAATCTCAATCCTCCCAGTGCCATTGAGAATACAGACTGGATTCATCCCATGAAATACATGGGTATTTGGTGGGGCATGCATCTCAACAAAGAGACCTGGGTCCAAGGACCCAAACACGGGGCAACCACATCAAATGCCATGCACTACATCGATTTCGCTGCAGAGAATCAAATTCAGGGCTTACTCATCGAGGGTTGGAATATTGGTTGGGAAAGGTGGGGGCAACCCGATGCCTTTATTATGACACAAGCCTATGATGACTACGATATTGAGAAAATTACAGCTTATGGCCGGGAACGCGGCGTCTTTATTATTGGTCACCATGAAACGGGTGCAGATGCAGATTTTTATGAACGTCAACTTGAAGATGCCTTTGCCTATGCCCATGACCTGGGTATCCCTGCAGTAAAAACCGGCTATGTTGGGGCAATTCGACCAGTTGGCCAACACCATCATGGTCAGTGGATGGTTGAGCATTACCGACGGGTCGTCAAAATGGCAGCACAATATCAGGTGAGTATTGATGTACATGAGCCTATCAAACCCACAGGTATCGAGCGGACCTGGCCAAACATGATGACACGTGAAGGTGGTCGGGGACAGGAATACAATGCCTGGAGCGAGGGTAATCCTCCAAATCATACCACGATTCTACCGTTTACCCGTTTGCTGGCTGGTCCCATGGACTACACTCCTGGAATATTTGACCTGCGCTTTGATCGATATAAACCTGATAACCGAGTCCACTCCACATTGGCCAAGCAGCTTGCTCTCATGGTGGTTCTATATAGTCCGCTTCAAATGGCGGCAGATCTACCCGAGAATTATGATAACCAGCCAGCCTTCCAGTTCATCCGGGATCTTGAGCTGGACTGGGATGAAACTCTTTATCTGGAGGCCGAAATCGGTAAGTTTGTCACCATTGCTCGCCGCCATGGAAGTGAATGGTTCCTGGGTGCCATTACCAATGGGGATGCACGAGAAGTAGCAATTCCCATGGATCAGATGATTATGGGAAAAATGATAGCGGAATGCTATGTGGATACTGAAAATACCCATTGGGATACCAATCCATATCCAATCTGGATAGGGTCTTATGAAGTCTTACACACTGATATACTGAAAGCAAGATTAGCTCCTGGAGGGGGAATGGCTATCAGGTTACGGCCACTTACAGAGGTTGAGATAGACCAGGACCTGGTTTCCATCTCGAAGCTACGTCTGGACCAGAGCGTGAAAACATAG